In Romboutsia lituseburensis, a genomic segment contains:
- a CDS encoding ABC transporter ATP-binding protein, whose protein sequence is MRNILKVENIEKYYGNKENITKAIDDISFRVDEGEFVGIMGPSGSGKTTLLNCISTIDNVSSGKIIINDLDITKLKSRELDEFRQNELGFIFQDFNLLETLTCYENIALALTIKGDDVYDMDEKIKEVVNILGIYEVLNKYPYQISGGQKQRVAASRAIIKNPSLILADEPTGALDSRSSRMLLDRFEKLNIDLKATILMVTHDAFTASYASRILFIKDGNIFNELIKGNDSRKEFFNRIMDVVTLLGGDDNNVF, encoded by the coding sequence ATGAGAAATATACTAAAAGTAGAAAACATAGAAAAATACTATGGGAATAAAGAAAATATAACTAAAGCTATTGATGATATAAGTTTTAGAGTGGACGAAGGGGAATTTGTGGGTATAATGGGGCCTTCCGGAAGTGGAAAAACTACTCTCCTTAATTGTATATCCACAATAGACAATGTATCGTCAGGAAAAATAATAATAAATGATTTAGACATAACTAAATTGAAATCTAGAGAATTAGATGAATTTAGGCAAAATGAATTAGGGTTTATATTTCAAGATTTTAACTTATTAGAGACATTGACTTGTTATGAAAATATAGCACTAGCTTTAACTATAAAGGGAGATGATGTATATGATATGGATGAAAAAATCAAGGAAGTAGTTAATATATTAGGAATTTATGAAGTACTTAATAAATATCCATATCAAATATCAGGAGGACAAAAACAAAGAGTAGCAGCATCAAGAGCTATAATTAAAAATCCATCTTTAATATTGGCGGATGAACCTACAGGAGCGTTAGATTCTAGATCTTCTAGAATGTTGTTAGATCGATTTGAAAAATTAAATATAGATTTAAAAGCAACGATACTTATGGTTACACATGATGCTTTTACGGCAAGTTATGCAAGTAGAATTTTGTTTATAAAAGATGGGAATATTTTCAATGAGCTAATAAAAGGTAATGATAGTAGAAAAGAATTTTTTAATAGAATAATGGATGTGGTTACATTATTAGGAGGTGACGATAACAATGTATTCTAA
- a CDS encoding NUDIX hydrolase, producing MREEVSAGGVVLFGNAILLLRKFNGDWVLPKGKVEEGENRQEAALREVLEETGVKADILKYLGEIHYTFKENWDENRAVHKTVFWYLMQARSMDTVPQKEEGFIDAKFIHLDRVVDLARYDDEKEIIKVALQEIKKRLKKN from the coding sequence ATGAGAGAAGAGGTTAGTGCCGGTGGTGTAGTACTGTTTGGCAATGCTATACTTTTGCTTAGAAAATTCAATGGAGATTGGGTTTTACCAAAAGGAAAGGTAGAAGAAGGAGAAAATAGGCAAGAAGCAGCACTAAGAGAAGTGCTAGAAGAAACAGGAGTAAAAGCGGATATATTAAAATATTTGGGTGAAATTCATTATACCTTTAAAGAAAACTGGGATGAAAATAGAGCAGTTCATAAGACTGTTTTCTGGTATCTTATGCAGGCTAGAAGTATGGATACGGTGCCTCAAAAAGAGGAAGGATTTATTGATGCAAAGTTTATACATTTAGACAGAGTTGTAGACTTAGCCAGGTATGATGACGAGAAAGAAATAATAAAGGTAGCTCTACAAGAAATAAAAAAAAGATTAAAAAAGAACTAG
- a CDS encoding ABC transporter permease, whose translation MYSKIALNNVKKSFKDYTIYFLTLTLSVCIFYSFNSIESQKAIIEIGKSDLGLMDTVITIIGIISLFVSFVLGSLILYANNFLIKKRKKEFGIYMSLGMGTKKISKILVLETFFVGLISLLSGIVLGIIFSQGLSLLTSQLFDISMNEYIFTISFSAILKTVLYFSIIFVLVIIFNTFIISRYKIIDMLTASRKNESIKLKNHLVYIIAFIIATIFIIMAYIFVIKSGLDAGNLLFIKSIILGVLGTFLIFFGLAGFGLNIIKRNKSIYFKNLNIFILKQLSNKINTNFISMSVICLMLFLTIGMLSTGISFKNALEKGLENNTPFDASAKMNVFESDEIKSISQTMKKLGCDFDENEEYIEYTVYNSKVEMRDLFKGNLKEKHTIRLNSIDTHGLSIITISDYNKIRKLDGKDSIDLNKNEALIISNNNEVIDILNNILEYNKKLSINNINCTVKNSKVITDALDTSGMNTNKITLIINDSLLKSIELEDYTFSSININYSEASREKLEEKYSKLFKSFLDGKGNSKYGFILGTTKKQAYLENKGMTTVILFVGIYLGIVFLISSMAVLSLQQLSEASDSIDRYKSLKRIGATDSMINRTIFIQTLIYFTLPLGLAFIHSVVAIYVITEFIKMFGKPNIGISSIATALIFILVYLGYFYSTYTGYKNIVKNSD comes from the coding sequence ATGTATTCTAAAATAGCTTTAAACAATGTTAAAAAAAGTTTTAAAGACTATACAATATATTTTTTAACATTGACTCTATCTGTTTGTATATTTTATAGTTTCAATTCCATAGAGTCACAAAAAGCTATAATAGAAATCGGAAAAAGTGATTTAGGGTTAATGGATACCGTTATAACAATAATTGGCATAATATCTTTGTTTGTAAGTTTTGTACTAGGGTCTCTTATATTATATGCTAATAATTTTTTAATAAAAAAACGTAAAAAAGAATTTGGCATATATATGTCTTTAGGAATGGGAACTAAAAAAATATCTAAAATATTAGTATTAGAAACATTTTTTGTAGGATTGATTTCTCTTTTGAGTGGTATTGTATTAGGAATAATTTTTTCTCAAGGATTATCGCTTTTAACTTCTCAATTATTTGATATATCAATGAATGAATATATATTTACAATTTCATTTAGCGCCATATTAAAGACAGTATTATATTTTAGTATAATATTTGTACTTGTAATAATATTTAATACTTTTATAATTTCAAGATATAAAATTATAGATATGTTAACTGCATCACGAAAGAATGAAAGTATTAAACTAAAAAATCATCTAGTATATATAATAGCATTTATAATAGCTACAATATTTATAATCATGGCATATATATTTGTTATAAAATCTGGACTAGATGCAGGTAATTTACTGTTTATAAAATCGATAATATTAGGAGTACTAGGTACATTTTTAATATTTTTTGGATTAGCTGGATTTGGATTAAATATAATCAAAAGAAATAAATCTATATATTTCAAAAATTTAAATATATTTATATTAAAACAACTAAGCAATAAGATTAATACAAACTTTATATCTATGTCAGTTATATGCTTAATGCTTTTTTTAACTATAGGCATGTTATCAACTGGTATTAGTTTTAAAAATGCTTTAGAAAAAGGATTAGAAAATAATACGCCTTTTGATGCTAGCGCTAAGATGAATGTTTTTGAAAGTGATGAAATAAAAAGTATTTCTCAAACTATGAAAAAACTAGGGTGTGATTTTGATGAAAATGAAGAATATATCGAATATACAGTTTATAACTCCAAGGTTGAAATGAGAGATCTATTTAAAGGAAATCTAAAAGAAAAGCATACTATACGATTAAATTCAATAGATACTCATGGATTAAGTATAATAACAATATCTGATTATAATAAAATTAGGAAGTTAGATGGGAAAGATAGTATAGATCTAAATAAAAACGAAGCATTAATAATTTCAAACAATAATGAAGTAATTGATATATTAAATAATATATTAGAATACAATAAAAAATTAAGCATTAATAATATAAATTGTACAGTAAAAAATAGTAAAGTAATAACGGATGCTTTAGACACATCGGGAATGAATACAAATAAGATTACACTAATAATAAATGATAGTTTATTAAAAAGCATAGAACTTGAAGATTATACTTTTTCTAGCATAAATATTAATTACAGTGAGGCATCAAGAGAAAAGTTAGAAGAAAAATATTCAAAATTATTTAAATCATTTTTAGACGGAAAAGGAAACTCTAAATATGGATTTATATTAGGAACTACAAAAAAGCAAGCTTATTTAGAAAATAAAGGAATGACAACTGTTATATTATTTGTAGGAATTTACTTAGGAATAGTATTTTTAATATCTAGTATGGCAGTACTATCATTACAACAGTTATCAGAGGCTAGTGACAGTATAGATAGATATAAGTCATTAAAACGTATAGGGGCAACCGATAGTATGATAAATAGAACTATATTTATTCAAACTCTTATATATTTTACATTACCATTAGGCTTAGCCTTTATACATTCTGTAGTTGCAATATATGTTATAACTGAGTTTATAAAAATGTTTGGAAAACCAAATATAGGAATATCCTCAATAGCTACAGCCTTAATATTTATATTAGTTTATTTAGGTTATTTTTATTCCACTTATACAGGATATAAAAATATAGTAAAAAACTCAGATTAA
- the rapZ gene encoding RNase adapter RapZ — protein MKFVIVTGLSGSGKSETMRALEDMGFYCVDNLPPALITKFAELCYQPNSSIDKVALGIDIRGRKFFEALHESLNYLKKENYKYEMLYLDCSDDVLLKRYKMTRRNHPLSRNVQIPEGIKMERTIMEPLKEISDCIIDTTNMKPKDLKDEIRKIYCVGEENNKLTISVVSFGFKHGIPADCDLVFDVRFLPNPYYLEELRPKTGDDQEVRDYVMNSNISEEFFSKLNDMIQFLVPQYIEEGKQHLVIGIGCTGGRHRSVTISNLIYDELINKGYRVIKKHRDSMLR, from the coding sequence ATGAAATTTGTAATAGTTACAGGTCTTTCAGGATCAGGAAAAAGTGAAACAATGAGAGCTTTAGAGGATATGGGCTTTTATTGTGTAGACAATTTGCCCCCTGCACTAATAACTAAGTTTGCAGAACTTTGCTATCAACCAAACTCAAGCATTGATAAAGTAGCGCTTGGGATAGATATAAGAGGAAGAAAATTCTTTGAAGCTCTTCATGAAAGTTTAAATTACTTAAAAAAAGAAAATTATAAGTATGAAATGTTATACTTAGATTGTTCAGATGATGTTTTATTAAAAAGATATAAGATGACAAGAAGAAATCATCCGTTATCAAGAAATGTGCAAATACCTGAAGGTATAAAAATGGAAAGAACGATAATGGAGCCATTAAAAGAAATATCAGATTGTATAATTGATACAACTAATATGAAGCCTAAAGATTTAAAGGATGAAATAAGAAAAATATATTGTGTAGGTGAAGAAAATAATAAATTAACTATATCAGTAGTATCATTCGGGTTTAAGCATGGAATACCAGCAGACTGTGATTTAGTATTTGATGTTAGATTTTTACCAAATCCATATTATCTAGAAGAATTAAGACCTAAAACAGGTGATGATCAAGAGGTTAGGGATTATGTAATGAATTCAAACATAAGTGAAGAATTTTTCAGTAAGCTAAATGATATGATACAGTTCTTAGTTCCTCAGTATATCGAAGAAGGAAAGCAACATTTAGTAATAGGTATAGGGTGTACAGGAGGAAGACATAGATCCGTGACTATATCAAATCTTATATATGATGAGTTAATTAATAAAGGATATAGAGTGATTAAAAAGCATAGAGACTCTATGTTGAGATAA
- the whiA gene encoding DNA-binding protein WhiA, with the protein MSFSAETKNELARITSDNPCCNITELAALVRLAGSIQIVGYKKLNLKITTELNSIARKIFKLLKQNFGINTTISVNKNQMLKRNNSYVLMVTSEMGAEKLIKELGILAPGDGFYTLNKVPTNLIVHDECKRAFIRGAFLGGGSISDPGKNYHMEFVTNNEDFAESLKELINSIGFNCKIVARKNNYVVYLKESEQISDLLSIIGAHNALLSLQSTKIVKAMRNNVNRIVNCETANLSKTVNAAVRQVENIKFIQEIIGIHSLPENLQEIASLRVEYEDLSLKELGEMLEPPIGKSGVNHRLRKIEEIANKLRN; encoded by the coding sequence ATGTCTTTTTCGGCTGAAACAAAAAATGAACTAGCGAGGATTACATCAGATAACCCTTGCTGCAATATAACAGAATTAGCAGCTTTAGTAAGATTAGCAGGAAGTATACAAATTGTAGGTTATAAAAAATTAAATTTAAAGATCACGACAGAATTAAATTCAATAGCTCGTAAGATATTTAAGCTATTAAAACAAAATTTTGGTATAAATACAACTATTTCAGTTAATAAAAACCAAATGTTAAAAAGAAATAATAGTTATGTTTTAATGGTAACAAGTGAAATGGGAGCAGAAAAGCTTATAAAAGAACTAGGAATATTAGCACCAGGAGACGGGTTTTACACTTTAAATAAAGTTCCAACAAATCTTATAGTGCATGATGAATGTAAAAGGGCATTTATAAGAGGTGCATTTTTAGGTGGAGGATCAATAAGTGATCCAGGCAAAAACTATCACATGGAATTTGTGACAAATAATGAAGATTTCGCTGAGTCTTTGAAAGAATTAATTAATTCTATTGGATTTAATTGTAAAATAGTAGCTAGAAAAAATAATTACGTTGTATATTTAAAAGAAAGTGAACAAATATCAGATTTATTAAGCATAATAGGTGCTCATAATGCTTTGTTAAGTTTACAAAGTACTAAGATAGTAAAAGCTATGAGAAATAATGTTAACCGTATCGTAAATTGTGAAACAGCAAACCTGTCAAAAACTGTAAATGCAGCTGTTAGACAGGTGGAAAATATAAAATTTATACAGGAAATAATAGGTATACATAGCTTACCTGAAAACTTACAGGAAATAGCTAGCCTTAGAGTAGAATATGAGGATCTGTCGCTAAAAGAGTTAGGTGAAATGTTAGAACCACCTATTGGAAAATCTGGAGTAAATCATAGGCTAAGAAAAATAGAAGAAATTGCTAATAAATTAAGAAATTAA
- a CDS encoding DNA polymerase III subunit alpha codes for MSKDFAHLHVHTEYSLLDGFSRVKKLVARAKELNMSSIAITDHGCMFGVIDFYKTAKKEGIKPIIGCEVYTAPRTLKDKDPNYDKNQGHLVLLAKNMNGYKNLIKMVSTSYIEGFYYKPRVDMQELEQHSEGIIALSACLAGDVSRALMDRNYEKAKKLALQYQKIFGKDNFYLEIQDHNIPEQREVNSGLVKLSKEIGIPLVATNDIHYVNREDSKIHDVLMCIQMGKTVNDPNRMRFGSDEFYLKSREEMEELFPYAPEAIENTVKIAEQCNVEFDFNTIHLPQYDVPGGYTPDTYLRELCFKGLEERYGTPNKEVIDRLNYELDVIERMGYVEYFLITWDFINFSKENNIMVGPGRGSAAGSIVAYTLKITDIDPIKYSLLFERFLNPERVSMPDIDIDFCYERREEVIDYVKRKYGEDHVAQIITFGTMGAKAAIRDVGRVLDTPYNKVDKIAKEIPFALGMTIDKALETNPNLRALYEQDRETKEIIDISKQIEGMLRHASTHAAGVVISKNPVDEYVPLYKHQDAITTQFTMTTLEELGLLKMDFLGLRTLTVIRDALELIERNYGRKIDFSRMDYDDHKVYELLSSGNTLGVFQLESAGMRTFMKQLRPDNFEDIVAGISLYRPGPMDSIPTYIENKNNPHHVKYLHEKLKPIMEVTYGCLVYQEQVMQVVRELGGYTYGRSDLVRRAMGKKKMDVMEEERRYFIYGKEDENGNVEISGCIRNGVPEDIADKIFDDMIDFAKYAFNKSHAAAYGVLSYQTAYLKAYYPVEFMAALITSVMGNTDKVVEYTRECNSLGIQVLKPDINKSFSKFSVEGNNIRFGLAAVKNVGVNIINNIINERELNGNFKDFGDLAKRLDSKDTNKRVIESLIKCGAFDEISENRASLMAGYENLLDSIAMDRKKNIQGQISLFEAFSTQEENNKLHDISIIPKINEYEERERLNLEKEVLGMYVSGHPLAEFEEEIQRNTSIDNGKLNALKEDTQSYLALDEREVIMGGMITNKTIKTTKRNDLMAFIELEDLYGAIEVIIFPQLLQKYNQILNEDDIVYIKGTLSIKEDENAKLIAREIKDISDKSRFEENRYNHNKRESSPAKVESKLGLYLKIDSFSNKEIMNDIGKICNKYPGSENIFLYAQETKQLYKWNGVNISISNDLLLELEHVLPKESIKLKK; via the coding sequence GTGAGCAAAGATTTCGCACATCTTCATGTTCACACCGAATACAGTTTACTTGACGGATTTTCAAGGGTTAAGAAACTTGTGGCTAGAGCAAAAGAATTAAATATGTCATCTATTGCTATAACAGATCATGGATGCATGTTTGGAGTAATAGATTTTTATAAAACAGCAAAAAAAGAAGGAATAAAGCCGATTATAGGGTGTGAAGTTTATACAGCACCAAGAACATTAAAAGATAAAGATCCTAACTATGATAAAAACCAAGGACATCTAGTTTTATTAGCTAAAAATATGAACGGATATAAAAATCTAATAAAAATGGTATCTACATCATATATTGAAGGATTTTATTATAAACCTAGAGTAGATATGCAAGAGCTTGAACAACATAGCGAAGGGATTATAGCATTATCAGCATGTTTAGCAGGAGACGTATCACGAGCTCTTATGGATAGAAACTATGAAAAAGCTAAAAAGTTAGCATTACAATATCAAAAAATATTTGGTAAAGATAACTTTTATTTAGAAATACAAGATCACAATATACCAGAACAAAGGGAAGTAAATTCTGGATTAGTTAAGTTATCAAAGGAGATAGGAATACCATTAGTAGCAACCAATGATATTCATTATGTAAATAGAGAAGATTCTAAAATACATGATGTACTTATGTGCATACAAATGGGAAAAACTGTTAATGACCCAAACCGTATGAGATTTGGAAGTGATGAATTTTATCTTAAATCAAGAGAAGAAATGGAAGAGTTATTTCCATATGCACCTGAAGCTATAGAAAACACTGTAAAAATAGCTGAGCAATGTAATGTTGAGTTTGATTTTAATACAATACATCTTCCTCAATATGATGTACCAGGTGGATACACACCTGATACCTATTTAAGGGAGCTATGCTTTAAAGGGCTAGAAGAAAGATATGGGACTCCAAATAAAGAGGTTATAGATAGGCTTAATTATGAACTTGATGTAATAGAAAGAATGGGTTACGTTGAATATTTTCTTATTACATGGGATTTTATAAACTTCTCTAAAGAAAATAATATAATGGTAGGCCCTGGTAGAGGTAGTGCTGCGGGTTCTATAGTTGCATATACACTTAAGATAACAGATATAGATCCAATTAAATACTCACTACTATTTGAAAGATTTTTAAATCCAGAGCGTGTATCTATGCCCGATATAGATATAGACTTTTGTTATGAAAGAAGAGAAGAAGTTATAGATTATGTAAAAAGAAAATATGGAGAAGATCATGTTGCACAAATAATTACATTTGGAACAATGGGTGCTAAAGCTGCAATAAGAGATGTTGGTAGAGTTTTAGATACTCCATATAATAAAGTCGATAAAATAGCAAAAGAGATACCTTTTGCATTAGGGATGACAATAGATAAAGCTTTAGAAACAAATCCAAATTTAAGAGCTTTATATGAACAGGATAGGGAAACAAAAGAAATTATAGATATATCTAAGCAAATAGAGGGTATGCTAAGACATGCATCAACTCATGCTGCTGGTGTTGTTATATCTAAAAATCCTGTAGATGAATATGTACCATTGTATAAACATCAAGATGCAATAACTACTCAATTTACGATGACAACCTTAGAAGAGCTAGGGCTTTTAAAGATGGACTTCCTTGGTTTAAGGACGCTTACAGTAATAAGGGATGCTCTTGAGTTAATAGAAAGAAATTATGGAAGAAAAATAGATTTTTCAAGAATGGATTACGATGATCATAAAGTTTATGAACTATTATCATCAGGAAATACACTTGGAGTATTCCAGTTAGAAAGTGCTGGTATGAGAACTTTCATGAAACAATTAAGACCGGATAATTTTGAAGATATAGTGGCTGGAATTTCTCTATACAGACCAGGTCCTATGGATTCTATACCAACGTATATAGAAAATAAGAATAATCCTCATCATGTAAAGTATTTACATGAAAAATTAAAACCTATAATGGAAGTTACTTATGGATGTTTAGTATACCAAGAACAGGTAATGCAAGTTGTTAGAGAGCTTGGAGGATATACTTATGGACGTAGTGACTTAGTTAGAAGAGCCATGGGTAAGAAAAAAATGGATGTAATGGAAGAAGAAAGACGATACTTTATTTATGGTAAAGAGGATGAAAATGGAAATGTTGAAATTTCAGGTTGCATAAGAAATGGCGTACCAGAAGATATAGCAGATAAAATATTTGATGATATGATAGACTTTGCAAAGTATGCATTTAATAAGTCTCATGCAGCGGCATATGGTGTTTTATCTTATCAGACGGCATATTTAAAGGCATATTATCCAGTAGAATTTATGGCAGCTTTAATAACAAGTGTAATGGGAAATACAGATAAAGTTGTTGAATATACAAGAGAATGTAATTCTTTAGGAATTCAAGTTTTAAAGCCAGATATAAATAAAAGTTTCTCTAAATTCTCAGTTGAAGGCAATAATATAAGATTTGGATTAGCCGCAGTTAAAAATGTTGGTGTGAATATTATAAACAATATAATTAACGAAAGAGAATTAAATGGAAACTTCAAAGACTTTGGTGATTTAGCAAAAAGGCTAGATTCTAAAGATACGAATAAGAGAGTAATAGAAAGTTTAATTAAATGTGGAGCATTTGATGAAATAAGTGAAAATCGTGCAAGCTTAATGGCAGGATATGAAAATCTATTAGATAGCATTGCTATGGATAGAAAGAAAAATATACAAGGCCAAATATCTTTATTTGAAGCGTTCTCTACTCAAGAAGAAAATAATAAACTTCATGATATAAGTATAATTCCAAAAATAAATGAATATGAAGAAAGAGAAAGGTTAAACCTAGAAAAAGAAGTATTAGGTATGTATGTTAGCGGACATCCTTTAGCTGAATTTGAAGAAGAGATTCAAAGAAACACATCAATAGATAATGGGAAATTAAATGCTTTAAAAGAGGATACACAAAGTTATTTAGCTCTTGATGAAAGAGAAGTTATAATGGGTGGTATGATAACAAATAAAACTATAAAAACAACTAAAAGAAATGATTTAATGGCATTCATAGAATTAGAAGATTTATATGGAGCTATAGAAGTTATAATATTCCCACAGTTATTGCAAAAATATAATCAAATATTGAATGAAGATGATATAGTATATATAAAAGGAACTTTAAGTATAAAAGAAGATGAAAATGCAAAACTTATAGCTAGAGAAATAAAAGATATAAGTGATAAATCAAGATTTGAAGAAAATAGATATAACCATAATAAAAGGGAAAGTTCACCAGCTAAAGTAGAGTCTAAGCTAGGCTTATATTTAAAAATAGATAGTTTCAGTAATAAAGAGATAATGAATGATATTGGTAAAATATGCAATAAATATCCTGGAAGTGAAAATATATTTTTATATGCTCAAGAAACGAAGCAGTTATATAAGTGGAATGGTGTTAATATAAGCATTTCAAATGACTTACTATTAGAATTAGAACATGTATTACCAAAAGAAAGCATAAAATTAAAAAAATAG
- a CDS encoding PHP domain-containing protein has translation MQILADYHTHTVYSHGKGTIEDNVKEAISKGIKTIGISDHSYKHLTYGVKIKDIYKMREEVDKLNLKYSNIDILLGMECNILDESGNIDINDEVSRLLDYVMAGYHFGSTPTSLKSMLNHCNNYVLKNEKSKEYNTKAIINAMKNNDIFIITHPGDKGEVYIEEIAKVAKDTDTRLEINSSHSYLNASQLKQIKHIGNKFIIGSDAHRPENVGNFELAMKNIREANLDLSLVENIKL, from the coding sequence ATGCAAATACTAGCGGATTATCATACACATACAGTGTATAGTCATGGCAAAGGAACAATAGAAGATAACGTAAAAGAAGCCATATCTAAAGGAATAAAGACAATAGGTATATCTGATCATAGTTATAAACATCTAACTTATGGAGTTAAAATTAAAGATATATATAAGATGAGAGAAGAAGTCGATAAATTAAATCTCAAATATTCTAATATAGATATACTTTTAGGTATGGAGTGCAATATATTAGATGAAAGTGGTAATATAGATATAAATGATGAAGTTTCTAGGCTACTAGATTATGTAATGGCTGGTTATCATTTTGGATCAACGCCAACATCTTTAAAAAGTATGCTTAACCATTGTAATAATTATGTGTTAAAGAATGAAAAATCAAAAGAGTATAATACTAAAGCTATAATAAATGCTATGAAAAATAATGATATATTTATAATCACTCATCCAGGAGATAAAGGTGAGGTATATATTGAAGAAATTGCAAAAGTAGCCAAGGATACAGATACTAGATTAGAAATAAATAGTAGCCATAGTTACTTAAATGCAAGCCAGCTAAAGCAAATTAAACATATAGGAAATAAATTTATTATAGGCTCAGATGCACATAGACCAGAAAATGTAGGAAACTTTGAGTTAGCAATGAAAAACATAAGAGAAGCTAACCTAGATTTATCATTAGTAGAAAATATTAAATTATAA
- a CDS encoding gluconeogenesis factor YvcK family protein, which translates to MTSVFIVIGVTGWIALIISLFLYRKVIKQKSRLFNGMRHEDDLGPNVVVIGGGTGQSVFLRGLKHYTQNITAIVTVADDGGGSGVLREDLGMLPPGDIRNCLLALANIEPTMDEVMKYRFTEGALKGQSFGNLFLAAMNGLYGNFEVAVYKMSEIFAITGRVLPVTLEDIKLIAQLKNGNKVKGESIIPKEVKSQQSTIERVYLDPVDVKPLDEVINSIANADIIIIGPGSLYTSIIPNLLVEGVVDAIKKSKAPKVYISNIMTQPGETDNYNVLDHVNSIVKHTKENILDYVIANNEVLPKDIFEIYQNDGATQVLLDKDQKECLKSMGVKAIEENLIEIKNNYIRHDANHISSVVVDLALRHKNDTGK; encoded by the coding sequence ATGACAAGTGTATTTATAGTAATAGGGGTAACAGGATGGATTGCGCTGATAATATCTCTATTCTTATATAGAAAAGTAATAAAACAAAAATCACGCTTATTTAATGGGATGAGGCATGAAGATGACTTAGGGCCTAATGTGGTTGTGATTGGAGGAGGAACAGGTCAATCAGTTTTCCTAAGAGGATTAAAGCACTATACACAAAACATTACAGCGATAGTTACAGTTGCAGATGATGGAGGAGGATCTGGTGTTTTAAGAGAAGACTTAGGAATGTTACCACCAGGAGATATAAGAAACTGTCTATTAGCTCTTGCAAATATAGAACCTACTATGGATGAGGTAATGAAATATAGATTTACAGAAGGTGCTTTAAAAGGTCAAAGTTTTGGAAATCTATTTTTAGCAGCCATGAATGGTTTATATGGCAATTTTGAAGTTGCTGTATATAAAATGAGTGAAATATTTGCTATAACAGGTAGAGTTTTACCTGTAACATTAGAAGATATAAAGCTAATTGCTCAACTTAAAAATGGAAATAAGGTTAAGGGAGAATCTATTATACCTAAAGAAGTAAAAAGTCAACAAAGTACTATAGAAAGGGTATACTTAGATCCAGTAGACGTAAAACCTTTGGATGAAGTAATCAATTCTATTGCAAATGCTGATATAATTATTATAGGGCCAGGAAGTTTATATACAAGTATAATACCAAATTTATTGGTAGAAGGAGTAGTAGACGCAATAAAGAAATCTAAGGCTCCTAAAGTATATATATCTAACATAATGACTCAGCCAGGAGAAACAGATAATTATAATGTATTAGATCATGTAAACTCTATAGTAAAGCATACTAAAGAAAACATACTTGATTATGTGATTGCTAATAATGAAGTATTACCTAAAGATATATTTGAAATATATCAAAATGATGGTGCTACACAAGTATTATTAGATAAAGATCAAAAGGAATGTTTAAAAAGTATGGGGGTAAAAGCTATAGAAGAGAATTTGATAGAAATAAAAAATAACTATATTAGGCATGATGCAAATCATATATCGAGTGTAGTTGTTGATTTGGCACTACGTCATAAAAATGACACAGGCAAGTAA